CCGGCTGCGGAGCGCACTGGCCGCTTTGCAACGGCGTCGTCGTGCCGCAGGATCCGAAGATCGAGACCCTGATCGAGCTCGGGCACCGGCTGACCAGCGGCCTGGCACTCATCGCCGTCGTGGCGCTCGGCGTGCGCGCCCTGCGGCGCTACTCGAAGAAGTCCCTGGAAGAACGCTCGATGCGCCGGCTGGCCTGGTTGGCGATCCTGTTCATCTTCGGCGAGGCGGCGCTCGGAGCCGGTCTCGTGCTGCTCGAGTACGTCGGCCAGAACAGCTCGGGAGCGCGAGCGGTCTGGATGGCGGGACATCTGGTCAACACCTTCCTGCTGATCGCGATCCTGGCTCTGCTCGCCGAGCGATCCAGCAGTGGAGCCACCGACGAGAAGCTTCCAGTAAATGGGGTGCCCGTCGGCGCGACCGCGGGCCTTCCGCCGCGCTGGCTGAACTTTCTTTCCTTTACTGCGCTTCTTTTCACCGCCGTGACCGGCGCCATTGCCGCGCTTGGCGATACCCTCTTCCCGGCGACTTCGCTCGCCGAGGGCTTCGCTCAGGATCTCTCTCCGACCGCACATTTCCTGATTCAGCTGCGCGTCCTGCATCCGCTGGTGGCGATCGGGGCGGGAGTTCTCTGGATCCACCTGGCGCAGCGGATACGTGCAGCGGCCCCGGCAGGCGCTCGCGCCGGCTTCTGGGCGAGGTGGACGATTGCGTTCGTGCTGGCTCAGTTCGCGGTCGGGCTGCTGACGCTCGCGCTTCTCGCCCCTGTGGCGATGCAGCTTCTGCACCTCCTGGGTGCCGACCTGGTCTGGATCGCCGGCGTGCTGCTGGTCGACTCGACTCGACGGGGATCGCCAGCGGGATTCGCGCCGGCCTCCTAGGCTCCGATGGCGCCGGCCACGACCTCGCTCAGACGGCGGATTCCGACCTCGATCATCTCTGGCGTGCAGTAGGAGAAATTGAGACGCATCGAGCGCTCGCCCCGGCCGTCGGCGCTGGGGCCCGGGAAGAACGCCGACCCCGGCACGAAAACCACCTTCGACTTCACCGCCTCCTGCAGGATCGCCTGGGCACCGACCTTCTCGAGATCGCCGGCGGGCAGAGTCAGCCAGAGGAAGAGACCGCCCTCGGGGCGCGTCCACTCCACACCCTCCGGCATGTAGCGCTGCAGCGCGTCGAGCATCGCGTCGCGGCGGAGTCGGTAGAAATCACGCAGCACCCGTACGTGCTGATCGAGAAAACCACCACGCGCCGTCTCGTAGGCGACCATCTGGTTGAAGGTCGAGGTGTGCAGGTCAGCGCCCTGCTTGATCTGCACCAGACGGCCGATGACGTCGGTCGGGGCGACGACCCAGGCGATGCGCAGTCCCGGAGCGAGCGTCTTCGAGAGGCTCGAAAGGTAGATCACGCCACCGCGGAACCGGCCGCCCGCAGCCGCCTTGCCCGATCGTTCGCCGTGATACTCCGAGTCGATCTCGACCAGCGGGGGCTGGTGCTCTCCTTCGTAGCGCAGCTGGCCGTAAGGATCGTCCTCGAGAATCGGCACGCCGTAGTGACTGGCGAGCTCGACGACCCGGTTGCGCCGCGCCTCCGGCAGCGTCGTTCCGGCGGGATTGTGGAAATTGGGCAGCACGTAGAGGAACTTCGGGCCCGAGCGCAGCTCCTCCTCGAGCCTGTCCACCCGCAGACCCTCGCCGTCGAGCGGCACCGTGAGATAGCGCGCCTCGTAGGAGTTGAACGCCTGCAGGGCGCCGACGTAGGTCGGTGCTTCCACCAGCAGCCGGTCGCCGGAGTTGATCAGGAGCTTGCCGATGAGGTCGAGCGCCTGCTGCGAGCCCGAGGTGATGAGGACGTTCGCCGGAGTCACCCGGATGCCGTAGCGCTCCATGTGCCGCACGAGCAGCTCGCGCAGCGGCAGGTAGCCCTCGGTCGCGGAGTACTGCAGCGCCTGGTTCCCCTGCTCGGCGAGGACCTTCCGGCAGGCGGCGGCGACCTCCTGAACCGGGAACATCTGGGGCGCCGGCATCCCGCCGGCGAAGGAGATCACTTCCGGATCCTGGGTGTACTTCAGGAGCTCGCGGATGATCGAGCTGGTAAGCCCTTCGGTGCGCATCGCGAAGCGATCGCTCCAGGGCGTGTCGACGTATCCGTTGCTGCCGTTCGAGGTTGCAGGGGCCGCCAGGGCGGCCTCGGTCGTCGCAGTGATGGGCGTCACAGAAGCCTCCTCTTCCTGGCCGCATCTCGCAACTCTTCGCGGAAGTCGGGATGGGCGATCGAGATCAGCGCCTGCGCACGCTCGCGCAGGCACTTGCCGAACAGGCTGGCGATGCCGAACTCGGTCGCGACGTAGTGGACGTCGGCGCGCGAAGTGACGACGCCCGCGCCTTCGGCCAGGACGTCGACGATGCGCGAAACCGAGCCCTTCTGCGCCGTCGACGGCAACGCGATGATCGGTTTGCCGCCTTTCGAGCGCGCCGCGCCGCGGACGAAGTCGACCTGACCGCCGAAACCGGAGTAGATCCGCCTGCCGATCGAGTCGGACGAGACCTGGCCGGTGAGGTCGACCGCGATCGCCGAGTTGATCGCCACCATCTTGTCGTTCCTGGCGATGATCGTCGGGTCGTTGACGTAATCGCTGGGGTGGAACTCGACGAAAGGGTTGTTGTGCAGGAAGTCGAAGCTCTTCTTCGTGCCGAGAAGGAACGAGGCGATGATCTTGCCGCGGTGCAGCGTCTTCGCCTCGTTGGTGATGACGCCCTGCTCGAAGAGATCGATCAACCCGTCGGAGAACATCTCGGTGTGGATGCCGAGGTTGCGCTTCTGGGTGAGAAAGAGCAGCACGGCGTCCGGGATCTCGCCAATCCCCATCTGCAGGGTGGCGCCGTCCTCGATGAGCTCGGCGATGTGCGAACCGATGGCGCGCGACACCTCGCTCGGGCTTCCGGGCACCGGAAGCTCGACCGGCAGGCGGTCGATCTCGACGACCCGGGAGAGCTTCGAGACGTGGATGAAGCTGTCGCCCAGCGAACGCGGCATTTGGCGGTTGACGAGCGCGATCACCGTCGTCGCGCGCTCCGCCGCCGCCTTCGTGCACTCGACGCCGACGCCGTAGGAGCAGAACCCGTGATCGTCCGGCGGCGAGACGTGGATGAGCGCGACGTCGACCGGCTGGAGCCCCGAGTAGATGAGCCGCGGGATCTCCGAGAGAAAGATCGGCACGTAGTCGGCGCGGCCGTCGGCGACCGCGTCGCGGACGTTGGCGCCGGTGAAGACCGCCCGGTGGCGGAAGGAGCGCGCATGCTCGGGCGCAGCGTATTCCGCCTTGCCGAGGACCATGAGGTGCGTCACTTCGACCCCTTCGAGCTCGGCGGCGCGCGCCGTCATGGCGTGGGTGAGCTCGAGCGGCGAGTTGCAGCCGGCGTGCACCCAGACGTGGTCTCCCGAACGAATGACCTTCACCGCCTCGTCGGCGGACATCACCTTGCTGCGAAAAGCCTCGTTCCACTGCATCGTCAGTTTTCCTTCCCGCCGGTAGCAGCGGCCCCCGGCGTCCAGGGCGGTCCAAGAGTCAGCGCGAGGCCGTGAACTCGCGCGAGGGACGGATGCACGCAGGCGCCCTCGTGGAGGTAGACACCGCGCGCCAGGCGCGGATGATCGAGAGCCGCCGCCTCGATGCCATCGCGCGCCACAGCCGACAGGTAGGGCAGCTGAACACTGGTCAGCGCCAGCGTCGCCGAACGCGCCGCCACCGATGGCAGGTTCGGAACGCAGAAATGGACGATCCCGTCGACCGTGTAGGTCGGGTCGGGGAAGGAGGTCGGCCGCGAAGTCTCGAAGCAGCCGCCCATGTCGATCGAGAGGTCGAGGATCACGCTCTGCGGCCGCATGAGCGCCAGCATCTCGCGGCGCACGAGCAGGGGAGCGCGCTGTCCGTGCACTGCGGCGGCGGCGAGCACGACGTCGGCGAAGGCGATGGCCTTCTCGATGTTGGGCGGCGTCGAGAGCATGGTGGTCAGGCCCGGTCCGAGCGCCTCGCGGGCGCGGCGCAGCGGTTCGACCGCGACGTCGAGCATCGAAACCTGGGCGCCCAGACCCATGGCGGCGCGAGCTGCGCTGATACCGAGGACGCCGGCGCCGAGCACGACGAAGTGCGCCGGCGGGACGCCGGGCGCACCGCCGAGCAGGATGCCGCGCCCGCCCTGCCCCCGACCCGTATTGAGCAGCGCCCCGGCACCGAAGACCACGGCCAGTCCGCCGGCGATCTCCGACATCGAGGTGAGAATCGGCGCGTTGCCCTCGGAATCCTCGATCGCTTCGAGACCGACGGCGGTGACACCGCTCGTGAGGAGCTGCCCGATGTCCTCCGGGCGCGCCGCCGGGAGGCCCCAGAAAGCGAAGACGATCTGACCGGAGGGCAGGAGCCGGAACTCCTCGGCCCGCGGTGGATGGACGCAGGAGAGCAACTCGGGCCGCAGAAGTATCTCCATTCGGTCGAAGACGACGCGCGCGCCCGCGGCCTCGTAGAGACTGTCGGCGTGGCCGGCTTCGGCTCCGGCGCCGCTCTCGACGTACAGTTCGTGCCCCTCCTGAACCAGGGTGCGCACTCCGGACGGCGTGAGCGCGACCCGGCGCTCGTGGGCGTGGGTCTCCTTGGGTACTCCGATCCGCATCGCCGGTCTCCTTTCGAACCCGAACTCCGACAGTCGAAAGATACCCCCCAAGAGGCCGCCTTCCACCGTCCGGCGGGGTGGCGACACGGGACTCCGAAATCCCCCCTTTCCGCCTCCCGTACCCCTCCCCGACTGCGCCATACTCGCAAGCCATGGACTTCCGCCTGTCGCCCCGCGCCGAGAGCCTGCTGCAGCGCCTGCGTACTTTTCTTTCCGAGGAGGTCGAGCCGGTCGAGGCGGAGATCCTCGCGACCCGCGCCGGGAACTGCGCCGGGAACGCCGCCGGAGCCGACTGGCGGCTGTGGCGGGACTCTCCGCTCGTCGAGGGGCTAAAGGACCGGGCGCGCGCCGCCGGGCTCTGGAACCTCTTCCTCGCCGACCCGACGCTCGGCGCCGGCCTCTCCACCCTCGACTACGCCCCGCTTGCCGAGGCGATGGGCTGGAGCGCGCTCGCGCCCGAGCTCTTCAACTGCAACGCCCCCGACAGCGGCAACATGGAGGTGCTGCTCCACCATGGAACGGCAGCGCAGAAGGAGCGCTGGCTTCGGCCGCTGCTTTCGGGGGAGATCCGGTCCGCCTTCTGCATGAGCGAGCCCGGCGTCGCCTCCAGTGACCCGACGAACCTTGCCGCGACCATCGCTTTCGAGGGCGAGGAGCTGGTGCTCGACGGCCACAAGTGGTGGGCCACGGGCCTCGGCCATCCACGGTGCGAGCTCGGCCTCTTCGTCGGCGTCTCGAATCCGGCGGCCGATCGCCACCACCGGCACAGTCTCGCTCTCGTCCCCCTGGCGACGCCCGGCGTCCGGATCCTCCGCATGCTCCCCTGCTTCGGTGACTACGATCCGCCCGCCGGCCATGGCGAGCTCGTGTTCGACCGCGTGCGGGTGCCGCGCTCCGCCCTCGTCGGCGAACCCGGACAGGGCTTCGCGATCGCTCAGGGACGGCTCGGACCGGGACGTGTTCACCACTGCATGCGCGCCATCGGCGCCGCGGAGCGGGCGTTGTCGCTGATGGTGCGCCGCAGTCGCGAGCGGACCGCTTTCGGGAAGCCGCTCGCCGACCTCGGCGGCAACCGCGAGCGCCTCGCCGACCTGCGGATCGCGATCGACGGCGCGCGCCTCCAGGTCCTGCACGCCGCGTGGAAGATGGACCAGGAGGGCGGCGCGGGCCGGGCCCGGGGCGAGATCTCGGCGATCAAGATCGTCGTCCCAGCGATGCTGCAGAAGGTCGCGGACGAAGCGATCCAGCTCTTCGGCGGCGCCGGACTGACCAGCGATCTGCCGCTCACCGCCTGCTTCGCAATGGCGCGGGCCCTGCGCATTGCCGACGGCCCGGACGCGGTCCACCGCGAGCTGATCGCCCGGCTCGAGCTGCGCAAGTACGAGCCGCCGGTGGCGCCCGCGGCGCAGAGCTGAGGCGGTCCGCGCATGGCAGCGCGCCCGGCGGCGAGCGGAGGCGATGGGGGCCGGCGCGACGGCGACCTCGACGAAGCGGCGATCGCGCGCCTCGCGGCGTGGCTGAAGGAGCGGATTCCGGCGCTCGGCGCGAGCACCCTCCCCGAGGTGACGCGCTATGCCGGGGGCGCTTCGAACTGGACCTACCTCCTGCGCTATCCGGAGCTCGACCTCGTGCTCCGGCGGCCGCCATCCGGGACCAAGGCGAAATCCGCCCACGACATGGCGCGCGAATCGCGGATCCTGGAACGCCTCGCGCCGCACTACCCGCTCGTCCCCGAGGCCCTCGCCTACTGCGCCGATCCGGAGGTGCTGGGCTCGGATTTCTACGTCATGCGGCGGATCGACGGGATCATCCTGCGCAGGAATCCGCCACCCGGCCTGGATCTCGCGCCCGAGGAGGCCCGAAAGCTCTGCCTCCACTTTGTCGACGCCCTGGTCGCGCTGCACCGCATCGACCCGAAAGCGGCCGGCCTCGAGGAGCTCGGCAGGGGCAGCGGCTATGCCCGGCGCCAGGTCGCCGGCTGGACCGAGCGCTACCGCAAAGCGCACACCGGCAACGTCCCGCGCGCCCGAAAGGTCATCGACTGGCTGCAGGCAAACGCCCCGACGGATGCGGGAAGTTGCGTCATCCACAACGATTTCCGCCTCGACAACGTCGTTCTCGACCCCCAAGACCCTACCCACATCGTCGGCGTCCTCGACTGGGAGATGGCGACGGTCGGCGACCCGCTGATGGATCTCGCCGGCGCCCTCGCCTACTGGGTCGAGGCCGGCGACGACCCGCTGTTCCGCGCCCTGCGCCGTCAGCCGACCCACCTGGCCGGGATGCTCACCCGACGGGAGATCGTCGAGGCCTACTGCCGCGGGATGGGGATCCCCGCGATCCCTGCGGCGGACTGGATCTTCTACGAGGTCTTCGGCCTCTTCCGTCTCGCCGCGATCGCCCAGCAGATCTACCTGCGCTACCACCGGAGAGAGACCCGCAACCCGGACTTCCGCCATTTCTGGCTCTACGTGCACTACCTCGTCTGGCGCTGCCAGCGGATCCTCCGGCGGAGCGGCGCGTGAACGCCGCCGCGGCGTGGCAGAGGCAGATGGAGACGGCGAGAACAGAGGAAAAAGCCTCGGTAAAGGAAAAGATCCTCAACCTGGCGTTGTATGAAGCCGGCTGGTTCGCTTGCGTTCTTGGCGCCGCCTGGGGCCAGGGTGGCACGGGCGCCGCCCTGGCGGGGACCCTGCTCCTGATTCACCTTGCCATCGCCAGAGACAGGTCCAGCGAAGTGAAGATCGCCGCGCTTTGCGGCGCCGTCGGCTTCGTTCTGGACAGCACACAATCGTTGACGGGACGTCTTTCCTTTACCGGTCCTTTGCTTCTCCCTGCCGGGGCCGGGGCGATCGCACCGGTCTGGGTGCTGATGCTCTGGCTGCAGTTGGGGACGACGCTGCGCTTCTCGCTCGGTTGGCTGTCGCAGCGCTACATTCTGGCCGCAATGCTCGGTGCAGCCGGGGGCCCACTCGCTTTTCTGGCCGGGGAGCGTTTGGGCGCGGCCACCTGGGGCGAGCCGCGCTGGCTGACGGCGCTGTCGCTCGCTGTCGTCTGGGGAATGGCGACGCCGCTCATCGTCTTCGCTGCCGACCGGATCGGTGCCGGGCGGCCGGCAGGCTACAGCCGGCTGCGTTAGCTGTCGCGCTATCTTCGGGGCATGACCGGATCCGCGCCCTCCCCAGGAACCGTCTACCGGGAACGCGCGGTCGCCGCCGCGGCTGCGGAGAGCGCGACCACCGCGCTGTCGTCGCGCATCTCCTGGGCGCGCTTCGGCGCCTTCCTCCTGATGGTCGTCGGCGGCGGTTTCGGCGTCGCTGGATTGGGCTCCGGCCGCCTCACCCCCTGGATCGTCTGCGGCACCGGCCTGGTGGCCCTCGCCGGCCTGATCTCCTGGCACGAGCGCGTGATCCGGCGCGAGCGTGCCCTGGCCGCCCGGCGGATCGTCAACGAGCAGGCGGTTGCCCGGCTCGAGCGCCGGTTCGACGATCTCGCCGAGCGCTCCTTTCCCGACTCCGCGGCAGGCCTGCCCACCGCCAGGGACCTGAACCTCTTCGGACCGGGCTCGGTCGCCCAATGGCTCGGCGCGGTCGCAACGCCCTCGGGGCGAGAAACGCTGGC
Above is a window of Thermoanaerobaculia bacterium DNA encoding:
- a CDS encoding phosphotransferase family protein — protein: MAARPAASGGDGGRRDGDLDEAAIARLAAWLKERIPALGASTLPEVTRYAGGASNWTYLLRYPELDLVLRRPPSGTKAKSAHDMARESRILERLAPHYPLVPEALAYCADPEVLGSDFYVMRRIDGIILRRNPPPGLDLAPEEARKLCLHFVDALVALHRIDPKAAGLEELGRGSGYARRQVAGWTERYRKAHTGNVPRARKVIDWLQANAPTDAGSCVIHNDFRLDNVVLDPQDPTHIVGVLDWEMATVGDPLMDLAGALAYWVEAGDDPLFRALRRQPTHLAGMLTRREIVEAYCRGMGIPAIPAADWIFYEVFGLFRLAAIAQQIYLRYHRRETRNPDFRHFWLYVHYLVWRCQRILRRSGA
- a CDS encoding acetyl-CoA hydrolase/transferase family protein, with protein sequence MQWNEAFRSKVMSADEAVKVIRSGDHVWVHAGCNSPLELTHAMTARAAELEGVEVTHLMVLGKAEYAAPEHARSFRHRAVFTGANVRDAVADGRADYVPIFLSEIPRLIYSGLQPVDVALIHVSPPDDHGFCSYGVGVECTKAAAERATTVIALVNRQMPRSLGDSFIHVSKLSRVVEIDRLPVELPVPGSPSEVSRAIGSHIAELIEDGATLQMGIGEIPDAVLLFLTQKRNLGIHTEMFSDGLIDLFEQGVITNEAKTLHRGKIIASFLLGTKKSFDFLHNNPFVEFHPSDYVNDPTIIARNDKMVAINSAIAVDLTGQVSSDSIGRRIYSGFGGQVDFVRGAARSKGGKPIIALPSTAQKGSVSRIVDVLAEGAGVVTSRADVHYVATEFGIASLFGKCLRERAQALISIAHPDFREELRDAARKRRLL
- a CDS encoding COX15/CtaA family protein, which codes for MKSRLPISPSSPSEGLSFARFAWFVLALNLAVIVWGGFVRASGSGAGCGAHWPLCNGVVVPQDPKIETLIELGHRLTSGLALIAVVALGVRALRRYSKKSLEERSMRRLAWLAILFIFGEAALGAGLVLLEYVGQNSSGARAVWMAGHLVNTFLLIAILALLAERSSSGATDEKLPVNGVPVGATAGLPPRWLNFLSFTALLFTAVTGAIAALGDTLFPATSLAEGFAQDLSPTAHFLIQLRVLHPLVAIGAGVLWIHLAQRIRAAAPAGARAGFWARWTIAFVLAQFAVGLLTLALLAPVAMQLLHLLGADLVWIAGVLLVDSTRRGSPAGFAPAS
- a CDS encoding acyl-CoA dehydrogenase family protein, producing MDFRLSPRAESLLQRLRTFLSEEVEPVEAEILATRAGNCAGNAAGADWRLWRDSPLVEGLKDRARAAGLWNLFLADPTLGAGLSTLDYAPLAEAMGWSALAPELFNCNAPDSGNMEVLLHHGTAAQKERWLRPLLSGEIRSAFCMSEPGVASSDPTNLAATIAFEGEELVLDGHKWWATGLGHPRCELGLFVGVSNPAADRHHRHSLALVPLATPGVRILRMLPCFGDYDPPAGHGELVFDRVRVPRSALVGEPGQGFAIAQGRLGPGRVHHCMRAIGAAERALSLMVRRSRERTAFGKPLADLGGNRERLADLRIAIDGARLQVLHAAWKMDQEGGAGRARGEISAIKIVVPAMLQKVADEAIQLFGGAGLTSDLPLTACFAMARALRIADGPDAVHRELIARLELRKYEPPVAPAAQS
- a CDS encoding DUF2878 domain-containing protein encodes the protein MNAAAAWQRQMETARTEEKASVKEKILNLALYEAGWFACVLGAAWGQGGTGAALAGTLLLIHLAIARDRSSEVKIAALCGAVGFVLDSTQSLTGRLSFTGPLLLPAGAGAIAPVWVLMLWLQLGTTLRFSLGWLSQRYILAAMLGAAGGPLAFLAGERLGAATWGEPRWLTALSLAVVWGMATPLIVFAADRIGAGRPAGYSRLR
- a CDS encoding PLP-dependent aminotransferase family protein, producing MRTEGLTSSIIRELLKYTQDPEVISFAGGMPAPQMFPVQEVAAACRKVLAEQGNQALQYSATEGYLPLRELLVRHMERYGIRVTPANVLITSGSQQALDLIGKLLINSGDRLLVEAPTYVGALQAFNSYEARYLTVPLDGEGLRVDRLEEELRSGPKFLYVLPNFHNPAGTTLPEARRNRVVELASHYGVPILEDDPYGQLRYEGEHQPPLVEIDSEYHGERSGKAAAGGRFRGGVIYLSSLSKTLAPGLRIAWVVAPTDVIGRLVQIKQGADLHTSTFNQMVAYETARGGFLDQHVRVLRDFYRLRRDAMLDALQRYMPEGVEWTRPEGGLFLWLTLPAGDLEKVGAQAILQEAVKSKVVFVPGSAFFPGPSADGRGERSMRLNFSYCTPEMIEVGIRRLSEVVAGAIGA
- a CDS encoding alanine dehydrogenase, with the translated sequence MRIGVPKETHAHERRVALTPSGVRTLVQEGHELYVESGAGAEAGHADSLYEAAGARVVFDRMEILLRPELLSCVHPPRAEEFRLLPSGQIVFAFWGLPAARPEDIGQLLTSGVTAVGLEAIEDSEGNAPILTSMSEIAGGLAVVFGAGALLNTGRGQGGRGILLGGAPGVPPAHFVVLGAGVLGISAARAAMGLGAQVSMLDVAVEPLRRAREALGPGLTTMLSTPPNIEKAIAFADVVLAAAAVHGQRAPLLVRREMLALMRPQSVILDLSIDMGGCFETSRPTSFPDPTYTVDGIVHFCVPNLPSVAARSATLALTSVQLPYLSAVARDGIEAAALDHPRLARGVYLHEGACVHPSLARVHGLALTLGPPWTPGAAATGGKEN